CGACGGCTGTTCAATTTTATATATCCAGGATTTGTTGGTTCATCCCGATTATCAACGCCAAGGGATTGGACAAACGTTGGTGACTCAAACAGTGGCAGCGGCGGAAAATATTCGACAAATCTTTCTATCTACGGATAATACCGAGAAGACGGTGCAATTTTATCGTTCTGTCGGTTTCGTCACAATGGAAGAAACCGGCGCCGTTACATTCACTTACCGGGGAGATAAATAATGAAAGCAGAAACGCTGTGGGAATTGTATGTAGAGGCATATCCTGAACAAAAAAATAAAGAATACGAAGCGTGGGCATATGGTGCCGCGCCGGATGAATTGGCACTTTTGACAGTGGATGGTGTGAAAAGAGCAACGGCTTCCGGTTATGATTTATATGAAGCGGCTGGTGAACCGATTCCTCAAGCAGGTGGACACAGCATTATTTTAGATGGAAAAGGACAGGCAGTTTGTGTCATCGTCACAACCAATGTTACGGTTGTTCCGTTTAATGAAGTATCGGCAGAATTTGCCTACAAAGAGGGCGAAGGGGATCGGTCGCTTGCATATTGGCGCGCCGTCCATGAAGAATTTTTTGGGGACGAATTTGCGCGCGCAGAGTTGCCGTTTTCAGAAACGACCTTAGTGGTGTGTGAAGAATTTGAAGTTGTCTATTCAGCGGTGGAACTCTCGCCATTACGTGCCTTTACTGAGGAAAAACTAGGCGGAGACACAACCGGACACGATATGAGTCATATCACGCGCGTTGAGAATTTGGCCGTTTCGTTGGCGAAGCAGGAAAAAATGGCTGCATTGGACGTGGTGACGATTCGCGCAGCGGTATTGCTACATGATATTAGCGATGACAAATTAACCGATGACGTCGCGGCTGCAAAACAAGAAGTAGTGCGTATTCTTTCTGAAACGGTGCGGTCGGGAGAAGCCCGGACAGTGATTTTAGATACGATTGAAAATATGTCCTATTCGAAGAATTTAAAAGAAAAGAACGAGCTGACAGCCATCGGGAAAATTGTCCAGGATGCGGACCGTCTGGATGCAATCGGCGCTATCGGAATCGCACGGACATTTTACTACGGCGGTTCAAAAGGCCATGCCATGTATGACGATTCTCAACCGTTTAACCCGGAAGAGATGGACGAAGCGACCTACCGCAGCTCTGCGAATGTCGTTAATCATTTCTATGAAAAACTTTTGCGATTAGAAAGTATGATGAACACTGAAGCCGGCAAGAAAATGGCGCGAGAGCGCACCATTTTTATGGAAGAATTCTTGAATCAGTTGGCGCTGGAGATAAAAGGGGAAAAATAGAAGAGAAGTGCGCACTCAAATGAAAAAAGACGTTTGAGTGCGCAGATTAGAGACGAAAACGCGCACTCAAAAGGAAATTCCCATCTGAGTGCGCGAAAATAGTAAAAAAAGGATTACTCGCAAAATGGAGTAATCCTTTTTCTCATCCCGTTATTAATTTGAAAATCACCGGTATTATCGCAGTAGAAGCGACCTCGAAAAATACAGAGAGTTTCCCTTCATCGAGCTTATTGATAAAATAGACTTCGCCGGTCAAATAGATGATTCCCATCAGGATTAAAGAGTAGGTCGAGTAGAAATCGAACCATAACATCCCAAACAAGAGCGAGAAGAAGGGGATATTGAAGAGAAAGACATACGCCTTTTGCTCTTTTTCAGTTAATATATCGATTTTTGAGTACATATCTGCTCCTCCTTCATTAATACAGAATCTTGAAATAGAGTGTAATCAAAACAACCGCCCGTAGATTCGTCACGATTTCATAGTAAATCCATTCCCGTTTTCCATAGATAGCTTTATTTATAAAAAAAGCGTGGCCAAGGACGTAAATAAGTCCCCAGACGAGTGCATATGGAATCGTCATGATTTGTAAATAAACCAATACTAGCAAAGCCGCTAGAATCATAACAACAAAAGCAATATAGAATTT
This genomic interval from Jeotgalibaca porci contains the following:
- a CDS encoding HD domain-containing protein yields the protein MAALDVVTIRAAVLLHDISDDKLTDDVAAAKQEVVRILSETVRSGEARTVILDTIENMSYSKNLKEKNELTAIGKIVQDADRLDAIGAIGIARTFYYGGSKGHAMYDDSQPFNPEEMDEATYRSSANVVNHFYEKLLRLESMMNTEAGKKMARERTIFMEEFLNQLALEIKGEK
- a CDS encoding GNAT family N-acetyltransferase; the protein is MIQYSENGRIPFEKLMDLYNSVGWTAYTKDLNVMKKLLPGALSYTSAWDGDRLVGLIRTVGDGCSILYIQDLLVHPDYQRQGIGQTLVTQTVAAAENIRQIFLSTDNTEKTVQFYRSVGFVTMEETGAVTFTYRGDK